One stretch of Deltaproteobacteria bacterium DNA includes these proteins:
- a CDS encoding long-chain-fatty-acid--CoA ligase has translation MLLLGDILRRNAAVRGDKTAYIVGSDRVTYGAFHRRSNQLARALQRLGVRRGDRVAVMANNCAAYPIIYFAVIKLGAIVVPINARFTANEVATIVTHAEAETFFVAGEFTALLAELRAVRRLPSVRRFISIDLDAADDLCLDRLANAESSDDLDISIDEHDPHVMLYTSGTTGSPKGTLVSHRSYYLQGTLSHLQLGFNADDIVLSMFPMFHMGGWALPLGFWHNGGTAVIMPKAAPRAILETIERERVTYFYAVPTVFRSLLALPDFDRFDVSSLRLLGGGTAAMTTAQVHDIMNRFGCRNMVILYGSTEAGPVSIVRPRDVTRKPETVGRPYLDVEVRLVDDAGREVAHGAVGEIAARSECTMLGYWRNPEETARTIRDGWVLTGDLGTFDAEGFLSIVGRSKEVIRSGGESIFPVEIERVLLTHPHIREASIVSIPDPHWGEAVVAAVVLHDGATLTAEDVIEHVRAHLASYKKPRHVCFLPSLPRTAASQQVHKPLLKELLLQQMGQ, from the coding sequence ATGCTGCTACTTGGAGACATTCTTCGTCGCAACGCCGCGGTCCGCGGCGACAAGACGGCGTACATCGTCGGCAGCGATCGCGTGACCTACGGTGCATTTCACCGACGGTCGAATCAGCTCGCGCGCGCGCTGCAGCGCCTGGGTGTGCGCCGCGGCGATCGCGTCGCCGTCATGGCGAACAATTGCGCTGCGTATCCGATCATCTACTTTGCTGTGATCAAGCTGGGCGCGATCGTCGTCCCCATCAACGCGCGCTTCACGGCCAACGAAGTGGCCACTATCGTCACGCACGCAGAGGCCGAGACCTTCTTCGTGGCCGGCGAGTTCACGGCACTGCTCGCCGAGCTGCGCGCAGTGCGCCGCTTACCTTCGGTGCGGCGCTTCATCTCAATCGATCTCGACGCCGCAGATGATCTCTGCCTCGACCGTCTGGCCAACGCCGAATCATCCGACGATCTCGACATCAGCATCGACGAGCACGATCCCCACGTCATGCTCTACACCAGCGGCACCACCGGCTCGCCCAAGGGCACCTTGGTCTCGCACCGCAGCTACTACTTGCAGGGCACGCTTTCGCATCTGCAACTCGGCTTCAACGCAGACGACATCGTCCTCAGCATGTTTCCGATGTTTCACATGGGTGGCTGGGCGCTGCCGTTGGGCTTCTGGCACAACGGGGGAACGGCGGTCATCATGCCGAAGGCAGCTCCGCGCGCCATCCTCGAGACGATCGAGCGCGAGCGGGTCACGTACTTCTACGCGGTGCCTACCGTGTTCCGCTCGCTGCTCGCACTCCCCGACTTCGATCGCTTCGACGTCAGCTCGTTGCGTCTGCTCGGCGGCGGCACGGCCGCCATGACCACGGCGCAGGTGCACGACATCATGAACCGTTTCGGTTGCCGCAACATGGTGATCCTCTACGGCTCGACCGAGGCGGGACCGGTGAGCATCGTTCGCCCTCGCGATGTAACGCGTAAGCCCGAGACCGTGGGCCGGCCCTATCTCGACGTTGAAGTGCGGCTCGTCGACGACGCCGGCCGTGAGGTCGCACATGGCGCCGTCGGTGAAATCGCCGCGCGCAGCGAGTGTACGATGCTCGGATACTGGCGCAATCCGGAGGAGACGGCACGCACGATCCGCGACGGCTGGGTGCTCACCGGCGATCTAGGAACATTCGATGCGGAGGGATTCCTCTCCATCGTCGGACGCAGCAAGGAAGTCATCCGCAGCGGCGGCGAAAGCATCTTCCCCGTCGAGATCGAGCGCGTCCTGCTGACCCATCCGCACATCCGCGAGGCGAGCATTGTTTCGATCCCCGATCCGCACTGGGGCGAAGCGGTGGTTGCCGCTGTCGTGCTGCATGACGGCGCAACGCTCACCGCCGAGGACGTCATCGAACACGTGCGCGCGCACCTCGCGAGCTACAAGAAGCCGCGGCACGTGTGTTTCCTGCCCAGCCTTCCGCGCACCGCAGCGTCGCAGCAGGTGCACAAGCCGCTGCTCAAAGAGCTGCTGCTCCAGCAGATGGGCCAGTGA
- a CDS encoding type II toxin-antitoxin system PemK/MazF family toxin has protein sequence MKRGDIFWADIVPRSGSEQTGRRPVVVVSHDGFNRVETWRSIIVVPLSTSAEQRRRGPTAIVLPKGTGGLRRESVALCHQVTTLDRAKLVEPIGELSVAALRRVNDGLRAALALL, from the coding sequence GTGAAGCGAGGCGATATCTTCTGGGCCGACATCGTGCCGCGGTCGGGCTCCGAGCAGACGGGGCGTCGCCCCGTCGTGGTTGTTTCGCACGATGGGTTCAACCGGGTAGAGACGTGGCGGTCGATCATCGTGGTGCCGCTCTCCACCTCTGCGGAACAACGGCGTCGGGGGCCGACCGCCATCGTGCTGCCCAAAGGAACCGGCGGCCTGCGCCGGGAGAGCGTCGCGTTGTGCCACCAGGTGACCACACTCGATCGCGCCAAGCTCGTCGAACCGATCGGAGAGCTTTCAGTCGCCGCACTGCGACGCGTCAACGACGGCCTCCGCGCCGCGCTCGCTTTGCTGTAA